The sequence aattataaaaataactcataTTCTAGTGTTTGATCGTTATTTGTATCACATTTCATTATTGGAATTTATTGCTTAAATtgcctatttatatatacatttcctCGTTCTGGAATGTGTTTTGAAATAGCATTAAAAACtaaatgcttattattatttattataggcaTGACTGTAGCCGGATGGTTATTGACAATAACTctatcgtttaaaaaaaaaaaatcaagaagattcataatataattaatatacagtgTGTATCGAAAGTCTTCATCcgattacaaatgtatatagctCGGCAAACGTTAGCCACTAGTAAACGACCCATATACTTATGAAAAGTTAGATAACcagataattttaagttatcttTCGATTAGGATATAGGTAATTTTCCTGCAGCTAACGATTGCCaaactatataaatttgtaaccGGATGAAGACTTTTGAAACACTATGTATTATTAGTTGGATTgagtaattttagtttataattatttatagtttcggAGTTCTTCCCGAGTAAACATTGTGACACATGGTTTCTATttgtaagaatatattatgtagatagaaGATAGTATATAGAAAGATTGTCGAGTTTTACTTCTCGGAACAATTCATACCTACACGCTGCTGACGACAAAACACACACAAAAGAAAAAAGGTCAGTTTACAGATAGCTGGAAATCTACCATCGCGGTCGGTCACGGGAATATCCGAAATACACCATGCAAATAagcatgtaaatttaaatttaatattaaaaaattaattccgaACATTTTCATATTCTCTCACCTTTTAAACCTACTCTGGATTTCCACAAATAATTTAAGACCAAAATGAGATAAATCGGTCCAGCCGTTCTCGAGTTTTAGCGAGACTAACAAACAGCATTAGAtttttacgagtatataataatatattgataacgttttcaataattttatcctGTATTTCTGTAATATAGGTACggaattattatacctatcagtaaaaaataaaataccaagaAGGATCTATACCCATATTTCTCTACCAGTAAATACGCTACTGCATCTATGGGTTATGGGTCAACTATGTcacaaatgtatttatgtatttaatattattaaataagagttacgttacatttttatatactttttttttattgaaaaccaaatttacaatattaaccaTTATCTTATAACATTTTCTAGCTGAATTAGTTATAAGACAATAAAATACacgataatttgaataatattaaacgtaaatTGTCGTTTTATTGCTGTTATTTCTGCATTTAaaggataaaaaattataaaagagaTTTGTATGGGTATATTTTTTTGTCGAGTATGGAGTTATTGGCCtaaataatagacaatagtagtTAATTTCAACCATTATAATATGGACgattaaaaactatacattttagtataaattaattataaaatgcctatttttgatgatttttcatttataattttagaaatatggtcgttaaataataataataaatcaaagagAATTTCGaagaattaaataaacttaaattaaattaaatatcgggattattaaaaaataaaaattgggcatagaagaatatttattatagtacaattttatgcattttaatttgcttcagttacttaaattatttatttatgattttttatataagatAACTGAAGTTGAATAAATGGTATAAGGttaaatatgttgtattttttttctattttgtataaaagatgtaatatattaaattatagaactTAATAcagcttaattttttattcgaaaatattataaatcatgacTTACATGGTCTCGAATGTTTTCTTAAATCAGTATTaacttgttataaatattattttatttacaggaATAAAAACCTAGTTGCGCTacactaataatatagttattgatcatagacaataattttgatttaataatcatgtatttaattattggactataagatattttttaataaggtaAGCGATTCAAACAGAAAAGTTTCCTTTTATATACATGAGTGATAACAAcagatttcaaataaataaaagaagtaTAGTCTAAAATAAGAATTCACCCTCAGCTTCCTAACtgcaaaaatttttattatttctcaaaacaatattatttatacataatacttattaaagttACCTTaagcatagattaaatatactatgttatgtatatttaatctatgccttaagatactgataatattaatttttcaactcATGAATCATTACGTTTCttagttaattttttgttcatttgAAGTTTTATTCATTGTGGTAATTTTTACTTACtacacttttaaaattaaattaaattattgtattctactttatttaaaaatacactattTGTGTGTATTATTTCACAATTTCTTCTTTGACCGTTAAAAACACAAATGGTATGGCGTATATATGTTACCGGCAATATAGACAATTCAGGTATTTTGCAAACTACCTAGGCTTTATGCATATTGCTGACCCATTTTaggcaatataaataaaacatataatgtttaatattattttacatataacctaggtattttataaaatacctaggcATTATGTAAAATGCCAATTTCTTTTTAGGCAAAgtaacaaacaatttttcataatctgttaaaacattatattaatttttaatttttatctattactatattttcatacattgatattattattattattgtattatattattttattaagtaatattatttatacattttacttaaacTAATAGCTACTTATTACAACATGTTGTAGAAAAATGACATTTTGAAGTgcacaaaacattatttttaaggcAAATGCACTTTTTATTTTGGCACTTGGtcttacaaatacatttaaaaaatcctTGGCCAGTTCCTGTGGACTGTTCCTTTGCGACTGTTCGTAATGCCACTTCTGTCTCTATTGGAACCTCGTCAATTTGTAGTAGCTTTTTCTGACATACTGTAAACTGACTTCTGGCATATAACTGCTTCAGAACTCCATCCCGAGTTCCTAATCGATAAATACCATCACTTgtcacctaaaaaaaataaaatatcttatagttattattattaaatgcataatttttaaacttatttattacttCTAAAACAATTGCCAGTATACTTCTTGCATCTAAACGTCCTTTATCTACCTCAGGAACTGGAACACGTACAGTTGAATGAATTGCCACCGGTAATAGCTTCTTATCCGACCACGCCATCATTTTTTTTGCTTGATTTTCCAGATTTTCTTTGGCTCTAGTTCGCATGATATTGGCGTTTtcgttatttaatttgatagttGTAGCTAATTGTTGTTCTGTATGTAATGCTTCATTTTCGATGTTTTGTGGTTGTTCTGTAATTTTTTCTGTTTCTGTTacttcattttcaatattttgtggtTGTTCTGTGATATGTTCTGTGTCAGCTGATACTTCATTTTCGACTTTTTGTGACTGTTCTGTAATTAATTCAGCTAACTGTTCTTCATTTTCTATCGTACTTATTACATCGTGTGGTAAATTTGAAGTGTTTagaccaattttaattttgcagCCAAATAAAGCTTCATATGGAGACATTTTAATACCAGAATGATAAGCTCGGTTTTTCATAAGCTGGATGAATCGAAGTCCTTCGCTCCAGTGTCGGTTTTTTTCATCTTGCATCCACGTTGtcaacatattttcaatatccTGATTTGCACGTTCTACACTACCTTGAGATTGACTGTGCCTCGGTTTGCcatgtactatttttaattcGGGCCACATGTTTCTTAAATTAGACACTATTTGGTTTGAAAATTCTCGTCCATTATCAGACTGCAAAATAGTAGGAGCTCCAAGCAacgtaaaaatatctataatattataggctaCCTCTTCAGCCCGTTTAAATTCGAGGGGCTTGAGAACAACAAATTTAGTGAGGTGATCCTGGTAcaccataataaatttaaattttccatcAGGATGAGACTGGAAGTCTATTAAATCAACTTGGCATCGGGAATTAAAGTCTGGAGATATTATTGGTTTAACTACCACTCCTTTTTTCGAGcctttttgtttttgttgacATGGTTcacaaaaatgcaaaaatgtCTCTATATCACtacgtgttatatttttatatttattaccaagTTCTTTGATCATTCGATCACGCCCACCATGTCCTATTGATACATGTGTGGCTTGCAATATATCAAATAGCTCACTGGTTGGCACATAATACAGAACAACATTGTCATCTTTTACAGGGAATATAAGTTTCGTTTTTCCTTGTACAACCAGTATATCATACCTACGATAAcagaaataaatcaattaaaataaatctaaataaaaaaatagatggctgtattttataaaagtacttTATATACAGGGCTTCAAGGCGCGGATTTCTATGCACTAAAAAGTATCGAAAGTTATtcgttaagtatttaaataattaattacttaaatacttaacgaataaaaaaataatttcaaaacaccAGAAAAAAAGATGACATTGCATCAAAATCCCAGCCCCAGCCCTCGgttaatattacgaaaaaacaatatatttttttttaaatttaagccctgaatttaagtatttttttctaatatgaaTTTCTTACCTTTTGATTAAACGGAAGTCTTTAGGCTCTTTTTTCTTACGTCCAGTTTTAAGTTCTGCAATAATTTCTATCAATTCGTTATATTTTTCATCAGACAAAAAACTAGTATTATTAGCCAAATTTTTACGGTTTTTATGTAGTTCGTTATAAAAATTTGACTTCATATTAATCGTATCCATAATAATGCCACACTGCTACGAGAAACGAGaatgacgataaaataataaaagtaagaaTGTTCAATTTAGTTCACACCGCGACGAG is a genomic window of Rhopalosiphum padi isolate XX-2018 chromosome 4, ASM2088224v1, whole genome shotgun sequence containing:
- the LOC132930819 gene encoding KRAB-A domain-containing protein 2-like isoform X2; translated protein: MIKELGNKYKNITRSDIETFLHFCEPCQQKQKGSKKGVVVKPIISPDFNSRCQVDLIDFQSHPDGKFKFIMVYQDHLTKFVVLKPLEFKRAEEVAYNIIDIFTLLGAPTILQSDNGREFSNQIVSNLRNMWPELKIVHGKPRHSQSQGSVERANQDIENMLTTWMQDEKNRHWSEGLRFIQLMKNRAYHSGIKMSPYEALFGCKIKIGLNTSNLPHDVISTIENEEQLAELITEQSQKVENEVSADTEHITEQPQNIENEVTETEKITEQPQNIENEALHTEQQLATTIKLNNENANIMRTRAKENLENQAKKMMAWSDKKLLPVAIHSTVRVPVPEVDKGRLDARSILAIVLEVTSDGIYRLGTRDGVLKQLYARSQFTVCQKKLLQIDEVPIETEVALRTVAKEQSTGTGQGFFKCICKTKCQNKKCICLKNNVLCTSKCHFSTTCCNK
- the LOC132930819 gene encoding KRAB-A domain-containing protein 2-like isoform X1 → MDTINMKSNFYNELHKNRKNLANNTSFLSDEKYNELIEIIAELKTGRKKKEPKDFRLIKRYDILVVQGKTKLIFPVKDDNVVLYYVPTSELFDILQATHVSIGHGGRDRMIKELGNKYKNITRSDIETFLHFCEPCQQKQKGSKKGVVVKPIISPDFNSRCQVDLIDFQSHPDGKFKFIMVYQDHLTKFVVLKPLEFKRAEEVAYNIIDIFTLLGAPTILQSDNGREFSNQIVSNLRNMWPELKIVHGKPRHSQSQGSVERANQDIENMLTTWMQDEKNRHWSEGLRFIQLMKNRAYHSGIKMSPYEALFGCKIKIGLNTSNLPHDVISTIENEEQLAELITEQSQKVENEVSADTEHITEQPQNIENEVTETEKITEQPQNIENEALHTEQQLATTIKLNNENANIMRTRAKENLENQAKKMMAWSDKKLLPVAIHSTVRVPVPEVDKGRLDARSILAIVLEVTSDGIYRLGTRDGVLKQLYARSQFTVCQKKLLQIDEVPIETEVALRTVAKEQSTGTGQGFFKCICKTKCQNKKCICLKNNVLCTSKCHFSTTCCNK